Within the Hevea brasiliensis isolate MT/VB/25A 57/8 chromosome 2, ASM3005281v1, whole genome shotgun sequence genome, the region AGGCCCAAAATTGTTTATGATGGAAGGAAAAGTTTCCTCCCAATTTGTATTTTTtcatttctataaatttttttcgcgttatttttaaattaatttaattaaatcactttaatttattcataatttaaaaataattaaaatttaaataaatatttatttataattatataaattaaaaattaaattatatgttTATTCATGATTATATTAAGCTAAAATAATTTAGTTGATATAAATCATAAATGATATGGTAGACTAAATTTATCTAAAAATATCTCATTTCATAATCTGTGATTTATTAAacctaaaaattttcaatttcttcctcaATGACTGAAGATTTTTCAATCTGTTTCTCCTCAGGCTCCATTGGTAATTCGTAGCCAATAATGAATGTGATTAGAAGTATCCCAAACCCTAGAGACTAAAAGCTCTATGAGAATACCGTGCTTAAACTTCCTATGGATTACTAAACAATCTTCATGGCCATTGGTCGCCACTTCTGCTAATTAGCAACGGATGGAGTTTCACAATTGAAGAAATGGTCATGTACTTGACTTCTCTTCAGCAGAGAAAGTTTACCTACATCCAGTCAAACAAGAATTCAAATCATAAAATTATAAGTCTCATTTATTTTATGTGTAGATTTCATTATATATGTTATGCGTTATTTGATCTATGCTGGGGtcagacatagaaaataattttttctcttcGATCAGTATTTTGTTTTTAACATTTAATCTATTtggataaataaaataaaatatttgatcaatttaatatcatgttataaatttataattttttttttctgtgggAACACAAAACTAAATCTTTGCTGGAAATTTGTTTGATGTCTAGCAATTCATTTATCGTTGTTTTTCTTTCACTTCAGCCTAGCTATTATTATAAGCGATAACTTAGGTCTTCGTTTTTAGTTTTGGCTGATATTTGCATGGAGAAAGTCGCATGGCTCTCTCCTAGTATGTTCGCTTACGTCTATGGGGctattctattatttttattatcattttgttAAAAGTGAAAGGCACAGAAGTTAGAATTTGAACATCTATAACCAAAGCCCTTTGGAAATATGAGTCGGTTCCTATAGATTTGATCCTTTCAATTGTTTCTCCATGATCTAGTCAAACTTAATAAGctctcttttttattatttttttcttaagaGCAGCAACGTAAAAAGAGTAGCATCTTTTCTTTGATGATCATTCTAATTTAAATTGATAGCTCGTTTATAACATCAAGGTACTTGAAGTTTTCTTAAATATCAACAAATAAAGAATTTAGCTCTTtctttttttattgaaaatttgttCATATTAACAAGTTAATTAGATCATTGAAAAGCTATAGATGCACTATATTTAAACATTTAATtgcataaaataataattgaATGATCGAAAAATCTAAAAGTAAAGACTGTTCAAAGGCTCCTTTGTAATTGTCTCGATTAGCAAATAATATATGAAGATAAATATACATAAGCCGAGTTGAACAATCTACACTCTCGGATACTATTTTAGTGTTTTTTGCGTAAGAAATCTAAAGACTGAAGAATAACGAGCTAGGATTGTACTCCAACTTATATTTCTTGCTTCTGACAAGTTGCAACTTGCAAAGCAGGCTGGAAGTAGTCAATGGTTTTGTGAAAGTCAAGGATCGAGGTCCGTCGAACTTGCAAGAAATGGAGCACTATATGCATTTtatcatcttttttattttttcttaagccGTGAATTTTATCATCTTATCATCGTGGCATCTTGTAGTTGCTTCTTTCCCTTTCTTTAGTTTTAAACTTCAATCCTTCTGCTGGGATCTGCCCTATATGGCGTGTTCTTTTTTGACCATTCAAATTAAATGTCAACCCCAAAACAATCCATTAATTATTCAAAACGCAAAATTTGTATCTTGTTAATTTACTGCTTTCCctgttgcatatatatatataatcacccCTGTTTTTGATCTTCATTATCCAGGCATATCAAACCACTTCTTAGAATGGATTGTCTTGAATCCCTTGATGTGCCAACCTTCTTTATTTGCCCCATCTCTCTTCAAATCATGAAAGATCCTGTTACTATCTCGACAGGCATGACCTTCGATCGAGAGAGTATTCAAAAATGGCTATTCTCCTACAACCATATCACCTGTCCCATTACGAAACAGCCCCTCTCCGATTTCTCTCTTATCCCAAATTCCAATCTTCGTCGCTTGATCCAATCTTGGCAGTTGCAAAACCCATCTTCATTAAAGTCTGTAGATCAAAAGCCCAAGCACGATGCCTGGTTCCCTCTTACCGTGCTTCTTGAAGAGATCAAACAACCCCATTTGCAGGTAAAGTCTCTTAGGAAGATCAAGACACTAATCCAAGATAATTATGGTAATAGGACTTTCTGCATGGGAGATGATGTCTTATTTTCCTCTGTAGCATCCCTTATAACCAAATCTGAGTTAGCTGCAGGTCATGACTCATCTATAATTATCAATGAAGCAGTGTCTGTGTTGTGTCTTCTAAAGCCATCTGATGAGACGTTAAAGATGGTGTCCCAAAATGGAAATGGCCTCCTAATCGGATCTCTGTGTACAATTATGACCAAGTATTTGCACCAGGCTAGAATTCAAGCTGCTCTTCTCCTGAAGTCTATATTCAAGGTAGTAGATGAAATTTACAAGACAGGACTTGAAGCAGAATTCTTTGAGAGCATCACCGAGATATTAAAGGACCAAAATTCGAAATATGGAAGCATGGCCGTCCTGACCATTTTAATGGAAGTTTTGCCATTTGGGAAAAATAGAGAGAAAGCTATTAAGGGAGGATCTATTCCAGTCCTCGTTGAATTGCTTGCTGAGAACACCGAAATGAGAACTTGTGAGATGATGTTGGTTGTACTGGAAAAGCTTTGCAAGAAAGCTGAAGGGCGGGCGGCTTTTCTGGCCCATCCAATAGGCTTGGCAGCTGTGTTATCGAAGATTTTGAGGGTTTCTCATGTCGGAAATGACAAAGCAATCACTTCGTTGTTATGGATTTTTAGGTTTTGTAAGAGCAGTGAGGTTGCACAAGAATTCATGGAGGTGGGTGGTGTGGCTAAGCTTTTCATGCTTGTACAAAGTGGATGTGATTCAACGACCAAGGACAAAGTTAGGGAAATTTTAGGGTTTCATAAAAACACATGGAGCAAGTCTCCTTGTTTTCCACTACCATGAGAGGTTGATTACTTGCTGTCACAAGtcgtattaattttttttttttttaaattttccctTTAGAAttgttcatttcttttcttttgtttctgcTGGTTTCTTGGTCTCCTTCTCATTTTCTTGTATGGCAAGATTTCGTAAAAGATGTGTCATTGCAAATCTTAGAATGAAACTTCTTATATGCTGCATTATTTTCATTCGGAAGGGTGATAAATTCTTGCATATATCACATATTCAGGATATAAATATATAAGTTCAAACTATTTTATATGCGAGTCTTatcatatatatattatattgatTTCATAATAGCTCTAGAATAAAATTTCCCAACAAAAATTATATGTTTTGTTATGGAGAAATACAAGCAAAACACATAATTGGACAAACACATATATGATGGACAAATACAAGCATATGTAATGAATCTAACTTAAACCAACTAAATGAACTACCCTCTTTCAGCTTGGAAAGTGCCAAACACATGACGATGGTAGCAGTTGCAGAACTCGCTTTGACCTAATCATCGGAAAACACTTATTTTCCTAGTGAATGATACGGTAATATCAAATATAGTTGTGCTAAAAAGTAACAACTATATCCACGCGTAATTTCCACAGTAATTCTAACTCTGTGCACACTTGCTCATTAATTTTGCACAGGAAGTTCAATagacttaataataataataagaaggaTACATAATTACTCAAAGTAGATTGCTGTTCATGGACACTCAAATTTACTACAGCAAATAGGATGATGTTAcatcaaataaaataattaagtcaatataaatttattaagttaAATTTCAttcttttaataatataataaaaaattttagaacttcatttatttatttttatgaggtaattaattaatatattaattagctAGAAATTGCCAAAATTTTGGTTATTAGCTATAAAAAATAGATGAGTTAAAGACAAGCTGACTAGCTATTTAATCCTCCAGAAACAGTCGCTTCTCGCAGGATTAAGGATCTCCATTCTGGTCAATGAGAACATATCCATAAATGAATAAATCAGTTGTAGTCACACTCTTTTAGATCCTATTTGTGTTGAGATTGGCAAGCtaaaaaaggattttttttttaatatttatttaaatattaaaaataatttaaataattgttttagaatttaattttataattaaaacatattaaatttaattttaaatcagaTTTAATTATCTctgatttttatatttaaaataaatatttttaacattaactcAATGGGAAACAAAATCTTTAGCCGCAATACGAAAGAGAATTTAGGGCTCGCGGAATTTCTTCGCCTACAAGTTGCAAGCTGCAATATTATGAAATCAACTAAAAAATGAAGGTACTTAATTTTACGCATGCAGTTTCAAATGTCTTGAAAAAACTAGCAACTACAGTGAACACCATGACAGAATCATCAAATACAGTCTTTTACATTGGAGAGATGCAATTTGAAGCACAAGAACTTCAAAATTGCACTCAAATCTCTTCCTAACCACCCAACTGCAGCCCCTATGACGACATTGGATGGCGATGCAAAAACAGGCCCCACTGCAAAAACTAGCCCACCACCTATCATGGAGGTTCTTCCACTGGTTACACTAGTATCTTTGTTAATAGAATTTGCAACAAGAGTGGAAGGCATTGTCGATGCTATTAGTGAGTTGGCGATGCTGGCAGAATTCAAGCCTGCCACCTCTTAAAGGGACAAAAATGAGCTCAGTAGCAAACTTACCTCAAGCAACCCAGATTATCAAACAACGAAGAATCCAACAAAGGCCTGAGTTTATAATAACACGGTTCTGTGCAGAAATGtagataaagagaaaaaaaaaaaaaaaaaaaaaaaaaaaaggaaaaaagagctTTCTCTAAAGGAATGTCAGCTTCTCTCAATTCACCACGCGTGAAAACCGAAAAGTTAACCTTGTCCTTGATCTCGCAGTATATCTGATTTATGGTCTCTTCAGAGTGCATCTCTATAGCAGGTTACCTAACGGCTGCCCAAGCTTGTTTACTTGCTTGCTTTAGTTTGGGGAATTGCACTACACCAAGCATGGAAACAACTTAATTTATAAGCGTTCCACTATCAAATCTTCTGTTGTGCTTGGTGCATCAGCACAAGTTTCCTGGGTGTTTAAGTTATATTACCAAGTTCTAGGATCCTGCATTGCATTACACGCAACTATATCGGTTGGCCCTCCCTTCTAGGTTCTCCAAGTCAAAATTAACTCCTGGAAAAACTTTGGTtaaggatttatttttttttcttgtataacAAGCCTAAATTCTTATTCATATAATTTGAACTAAAAGCTTGAATATCTAGAAGCAGACAGCAGGATTTCTATATATTGATTTGAACTAGGAATGCTACAAGCTAAAAGAGTGATATGGTGCTATAGTTTCCTGTTAAAAGAGTGATATATGTTGCTTAGGTGGATACAACTCAAATGCTAGTTAGAATTCAACCAACAGAGGACCACATGCCTATGTGAAAAAGTGAAAAATAGTAAATTCCTTAAGTAACAAAAGCAAAAGCTTCGAAGCTAATAATTGGCACTACTAGCGACGCTAGTAATTCCCAATGCACCATCAAAAAAAGCAGCCAGTAAAAGAAGGGCATTACATTTTCTGCTTGAGATGATAGCTTAATTGTTGAGCAGATACTATTATCTTTAGTTCAACCGATTTCATGCTTCTCTTACTAATCTAACTGAAATGTCATAACTCTCAAGCCATCAGACTAATCTAGTCTAACTCAAGTAATAGTAGCATCAGCCATATCCTCTGATGTTCCATTAGCTTTGCAAACCACTCTAGGAAACAGATTGGATTTCAGAAGTCAATAACAACCTAGAACAGATCACACTAGGGGATTATCATTTAACATTTTAGGACATAATCTAACATGTTCTAACTTGCAATGAAATAAACAAAACAATGAATTTCCATTTCAGAATTTTTGTTAACATGGACAAATTCTTATTAGTTGATAGTGAATAGCCTCACATGAAGAAAGATGAAATCAATGTCACCCGGTAATCAATCTGTGTGAGGCCTCAATATCCTCATTGACTTCCTCATGATGATCTGCCCAACCAAGGTTCACAGCCAGATCTTCCACAGCAACCTTGATTACATCACTCCGAACACCTATATCAGTAGCATATCTGCTCATGCAGTACATTCCAGCTGTTACTGTGGCAACACCAACAGGGCTTGGCATTAGCAACTTTAAAGGGGACGACAGGAGAGCAGCTAATGGAGCACCAATGACTGAAGAAGCTTGACCACTTCTTCCAACTCCCTGCTTGTCCATTACCAGAAGACCTG harbors:
- the LOC110663788 gene encoding E3 ubiquitin-protein ligase PUB22-like; protein product: MDCLESLDVPTFFICPISLQIMKDPVTISTGMTFDRESIQKWLFSYNHITCPITKQPLSDFSLIPNSNLRRLIQSWQLQNPSSLKSVDQKPKHDAWFPLTVLLEEIKQPHLQVKSLRKIKTLIQDNYGNRTFCMGDDVLFSSVASLITKSELAAGHDSSIIINEAVSVLCLLKPSDETLKMVSQNGNGLLIGSLCTIMTKYLHQARIQAALLLKSIFKVVDEIYKTGLEAEFFESITEILKDQNSKYGSMAVLTILMEVLPFGKNREKAIKGGSIPVLVELLAENTEMRTCEMMLVVLEKLCKKAEGRAAFLAHPIGLAAVLSKILRVSHVGNDKAITSLLWIFRFCKSSEVAQEFMEVGGVAKLFMLVQSGCDSTTKDKVREILGFHKNTWSKSPCFPLP